In one Nostoc sp. KVJ3 genomic region, the following are encoded:
- a CDS encoding acyl carrier protein, which yields MTSRLSQQLQQRFVESGFSFISQPEGLQILEQLMAGTMAQVGVMPINWPRFFQQNSAATTSPFLEVFQQQFGQQTGEHSPFLKQWEATPVPERRALLMSYVRSLLARVLGISDPQQIKPQQPLFDLGIDSLMVLDLRNQLQMSLGKTLRSTLLFDYPTLDALVGYLEREMLEQSFQGNREEGTGNRVSVGRGNSPLPTQSSQDELADLSEDEVFALLASELE from the coding sequence ATGACAAGCCGTTTGAGTCAGCAACTCCAACAAAGGTTTGTGGAGTCAGGATTTAGTTTCATCTCCCAACCAGAAGGGTTACAGATATTAGAACAGTTAATGGCTGGAACGATGGCTCAGGTGGGAGTGATGCCAATTAATTGGCCGCGATTTTTTCAACAAAATTCCGCAGCGACAACATCACCATTTCTAGAAGTGTTTCAGCAACAGTTTGGACAGCAAACTGGGGAGCATTCGCCATTTCTCAAACAGTGGGAAGCAACACCCGTACCTGAGAGGCGAGCTTTGTTAATGAGTTACGTGCGATCGCTCTTAGCTAGAGTCTTGGGCATCAGCGACCCCCAACAAATCAAACCCCAGCAACCTTTGTTCGATTTAGGAATCGACTCGTTGATGGTACTCGATTTAAGAAATCAGCTACAGATGAGTCTTGGTAAGACCCTGCGCTCAACACTGTTGTTTGACTATCCGACATTAGATGCTTTGGTGGGATACCTGGAACGGGAAATGTTAGAACAGTCCTTTCAAGGGAACAGGGAAGAGGGAACAGGGAACAGAGTAAGTGTTGGACGGGGTAACAGTCCCCTTCCAACACAATCGTCCCAAGATGAACTAGCAGATTTATCAGAAGACGAAGTTTTTGCATTACTGGCCAGTGAGTTAGAGTAG
- a CDS encoding type I polyketide synthase, whose protein sequence is MQERGILENLQWEPINRRPPKSGEVEICVQAAGLNFLDVIAALGLLPEQVDGVSQQHLLETTGFGGECAGEIVAIGDRVTGLAIGDPVIAIAHGSFSRFVTVDAAYVVAKPKNLSFEAAAAIPVNFLTAYYAFHHAGKICTGDRILIHAAAGGTGMAAVQIAQQLGAEVFATASPPKWQALRNMGVRHIMNSRTSEFVETVQQITQGQGVNLVLNSLTSGDAIAHSLAVIHPHGQFLEIGKRGVWDSQQVAQVRPDVAYKVIDLVRVSQEQPELIQSILRELVEQFESGLLQPPPLRIFPIQEVVNAFRYMQQAKHIGKIVISLSSEVLEVKNLAFTDKFHGDSTYLITGGLGGLGLLIARWLVEQGAKNLVLVGRKGVRDVNQTQMKALEQAGAKVVIAQVDVSDMTAMQQLFSEIQQSLPPLRGVIHSAGVLADGVLQQLSWQRFESVMAPKVQGAWNLHQLTEHQPLDFFVLFSSAAALLGSPGQSNHAAANAFLDALAAYRRANALPGLSINWGVVAEVGSAAQRQVDERAQQRGIGTIAPEKVLAVLEQLLLNSSRATVGVVPIHWQKFLEQSADSPFFADWRETSELRPHLTSAFRQQLAAAAPSDRRELLVAHIQRQIAQVLGFPSSAQIGLEQGFVELGIDSLTAVELRNRLQTSLECAIASTVMFDYPTVGALVDYLMGKVLGLKAADIVLDEELEETTMERSLLARTQELSEAQLEEFINQKLDRLIQENANG, encoded by the coding sequence ATGCAAGAGCGAGGAATCCTCGAAAACTTACAGTGGGAACCAATAAATCGCCGTCCTCCAAAATCAGGAGAGGTAGAAATTTGCGTACAAGCCGCAGGTTTGAATTTTTTGGATGTCATTGCTGCGTTAGGATTGCTCCCTGAGCAAGTAGATGGTGTGTCTCAACAGCATTTACTAGAAACAACAGGTTTTGGTGGGGAGTGCGCGGGCGAAATTGTTGCCATTGGCGATCGCGTTACCGGCTTGGCGATTGGAGATCCAGTAATAGCGATCGCTCATGGTAGTTTCAGCCGCTTTGTTACGGTTGATGCAGCTTATGTGGTTGCCAAACCAAAGAACCTCAGCTTTGAAGCTGCTGCTGCCATTCCGGTTAATTTTTTGACTGCCTACTATGCGTTCCATCATGCCGGGAAAATTTGTACAGGCGATCGCATTCTCATCCACGCCGCCGCCGGAGGTACTGGGATGGCTGCCGTGCAAATTGCCCAACAATTAGGAGCAGAAGTATTTGCCACTGCTAGTCCTCCCAAATGGCAAGCTCTCAGAAATATGGGCGTGCGGCACATTATGAACTCCCGTACCAGCGAGTTTGTAGAGACAGTGCAGCAAATCACCCAAGGGCAGGGCGTTAATTTGGTACTTAATTCTCTTACTTCTGGCGATGCTATTGCCCATAGCCTAGCGGTGATTCATCCCCACGGTCAATTTTTGGAAATTGGCAAACGGGGAGTTTGGGACTCTCAGCAGGTGGCACAAGTCAGACCTGATGTGGCTTACAAAGTTATCGATCTGGTACGTGTTTCTCAGGAGCAACCAGAATTAATCCAATCCATACTGCGGGAATTAGTCGAGCAATTTGAAAGCGGATTACTCCAACCTCCCCCACTCAGAATATTTCCGATTCAGGAAGTGGTGAATGCTTTTCGTTATATGCAGCAAGCCAAGCATATTGGCAAGATTGTCATCAGTTTGTCCTCGGAAGTTTTAGAGGTAAAAAATTTAGCATTTACAGATAAATTTCATGGTGATAGCACTTACTTAATTACTGGGGGATTAGGAGGTTTAGGATTACTCATAGCCCGTTGGCTAGTAGAGCAGGGAGCTAAAAACCTAGTATTAGTAGGGCGTAAGGGGGTTCGGGATGTGAATCAGACCCAGATGAAGGCGCTGGAACAAGCAGGCGCTAAAGTTGTTATCGCTCAAGTTGATGTGTCTGATATGACAGCGATGCAGCAATTGTTCTCAGAAATTCAACAGTCACTTCCCCCGTTACGGGGTGTGATTCATTCCGCAGGTGTGTTGGCGGATGGGGTGCTGCAACAGCTTTCTTGGCAACGCTTTGAATCGGTAATGGCTCCTAAAGTGCAAGGGGCATGGAATTTGCATCAGTTGACCGAGCATCAACCGTTGGACTTTTTTGTACTCTTTTCTTCTGCTGCCGCTTTACTGGGTTCTCCAGGTCAAAGCAACCACGCAGCCGCCAATGCTTTTTTAGATGCCTTAGCTGCTTACCGTCGAGCAAATGCACTGCCTGGATTGAGTATTAACTGGGGCGTGGTGGCAGAAGTTGGCTCTGCTGCCCAACGGCAGGTAGATGAAAGGGCGCAGCAGCGAGGAATTGGCACGATCGCCCCAGAAAAAGTCTTAGCAGTGTTGGAACAACTCTTGCTGAATAGCTCCCGTGCCACGGTTGGGGTAGTGCCGATACACTGGCAAAAATTTTTAGAGCAGTCGGCTGATTCGCCGTTTTTTGCAGATTGGCGAGAAACATCTGAATTGCGGCCGCATCTTACCTCTGCATTTCGTCAACAGTTAGCAGCAGCAGCTCCTAGCGATCGCCGAGAACTATTAGTTGCCCATATCCAGCGACAGATAGCTCAGGTACTAGGTTTCCCATCATCCGCACAGATAGGTTTAGAGCAAGGTTTTGTGGAGTTGGGAATTGATTCTCTCACTGCTGTGGAATTACGAAATCGCTTGCAAACTAGCTTAGAGTGCGCGATCGCCTCAACTGTAATGTTTGATTATCCCACGGTGGGAGCATTAGTTGATTATCTCATGGGGAAAGTTTTGGGATTAAAAGCTGCTGATATTGTTCTTGACGAAGAACTTGAAGAGACTACAATGGAGCGGTCGCTTTTGGCTAGAACCCAAGAGCTTTCGGAGGCGCAATTAGAAGAGTTCATCAACCAAAAGCTAGATCGGCTGATTCAGGAGAATGCCAATGGCTAA
- a CDS encoding type I polyketide synthase: protein MAKISSQNIENLTPLQRSFLVIEQLQGKLDALTASQKEPIAIIGMGCRFPGGADTPELFWQLLRQGIDAIAEVPSDRWDVAAYYDPNPEAPGKMSTRYGGFIENLKAFDAQFFGISPREALTLDPQQRLLLEVSWEALENAGLNPQQLVKTQTGVFVGISTNDNYQRLLSQDVTEIDAYLATGNAHSVAAGRISYILGLTGQSLAVDTACSSSLVATHLACQSLRQRESNLAIVGGVNRLISPEFTINLSQARMLSGDGRCKTFDARANGFVRSEGCGVIILKRLSDAVTDGDNILAVIRASAINQDGHTSGLTVPNGPSQQAVIRQALNNAGIKPDQIGYIEAHGTGTSLGDPIEVTALGAVFGVSHSQQHPLIVGSVKTNIGHLEAAAGIAGLIKSVLQLQHEEIAPHLHLKQPNPYINWSELPIHVPTQLIPWSKGNQPRLAGVSSFGFSGTNAHVIVEEAPLKEQGSRGVEEQMSNSERPYHLLTLSAKSELALRQLVSRYHDRITNHFDDDLGDLCFTANTGRSHFDYRLAIVTSDLTDLGEKLLRLDAEQFTLAAGLPKVAFLFAGQGSEYVNMGRQLYETQPKFREVLQQCDTLLQPHLHKSLLSVIYPEVEEESLLDRTVYEQPAIFALGYAIAQVWQSWGIKPDVVMGHGVGEYVAACVAGVFSLEDGLKLVATQGRLMQQLASGGVAEFEQVACQVNYAQPRIKFISSITGAIATSEVTTPEYWCRHILSPVNFAVGMATLAQQGYEVFLECSPKPVLLDIGRECFPLERGTWLPSLGNGQEDWQQMLSSLGELYVRGAKVDWHGLECNHHRRKVVLPTYPFQRQNYWIETKPTSPKPLSRYEFSHPLLGRKLQVARIQEIVFESCLSSENPSYLGDHRVFGQMILPGAVYLEMAIAAGAAVFQSDCVVLENVAIEQPLIFSSGQNQTLQLILTPNAGQSYHFEICSLNRSPAAQESSWIIHATGTVLPGQAAFPTVDLATWSNRVESALEVVESENFYQRSQQQGMEYGSYFQALKQGWVEAEQGYAQLQLPANLETEGYQIHPVLLDASFQWGSAAFTQALLADDETSLYLPVGIERLYFYRRSGHQLWVQAKKRSASQSAIGYAAPEAIATDLQLVDSSGAVVVQVEGLSMRRTTPQSLQRMLKEDFSDCLYEVCWQAKVLPKNLIPERVEGYWLIFADGSGLGEQLAQHLVQQGKDYAIAIPGETYQQLDDKHYQINPLKPTDFHSLLLTLPKPLQGVIHLWSLIGDPVEQIDLDKLRRSQELSCASVLHLVQSLTENHQSDSIQLWLVTKGSQVVEPFKGIRNGEQGIVKVQVQQAPLWGLGRVIALEYPDLPCYRLDLDLMATSVADATAIAQEIFDSDGEDQTAQRQGQRYVARLVRHRTVEKSEQVTIRAEGSYLITGGLGALGLQAAHWLVGRGVRHLVLISRQSPTPTVRNAFSYTASEAIAKLEQAGAKVMVEQADVSSREEMTRIFTKIQAQLPPLRGVIHAAGVLDDGILQQQSWESFVKVMTPKVQGAWLLHELTQDMSLDWFVCFSSMVAWMGAAGQGNYAAANVFLDALTQYRQALGLPGLSVQWGPWSEYYSRITPLNPPFQGGKKKNLVPSMNFVSTIATPP, encoded by the coding sequence ATGGCTAAGATTTCATCCCAGAACATTGAAAATCTAACTCCCCTGCAACGGTCTTTTTTGGTGATTGAGCAGTTGCAAGGCAAGCTTGACGCGCTGACAGCCTCTCAAAAGGAACCGATCGCTATTATCGGCATGGGCTGTCGCTTTCCGGGTGGTGCCGATACTCCTGAGCTATTCTGGCAGTTATTACGCCAAGGTATCGATGCGATCGCCGAAGTTCCGAGCGATCGCTGGGATGTGGCAGCTTACTACGACCCCAACCCAGAAGCACCAGGAAAAATGTCTACGCGCTACGGTGGCTTTATTGAAAATTTAAAGGCATTTGACGCCCAATTCTTCGGCATTTCCCCTCGTGAAGCCCTCACCCTTGATCCTCAGCAACGGTTACTGTTGGAAGTCAGTTGGGAAGCTCTGGAAAATGCCGGATTAAATCCTCAACAGCTTGTTAAGACTCAAACAGGTGTATTTGTAGGCATTTCTACGAATGACAATTACCAACGTTTATTGAGCCAAGATGTTACTGAGATAGATGCCTATCTAGCTACAGGCAACGCCCACAGTGTAGCCGCCGGCAGAATATCTTACATTTTAGGCTTGACTGGTCAGAGCCTTGCTGTCGATACAGCCTGTTCTTCCTCGTTAGTGGCGACTCATTTAGCTTGCCAAAGTCTGCGTCAGCGAGAAAGCAATTTAGCGATCGTTGGCGGGGTCAATCGCTTGATTTCGCCAGAATTTACCATCAACCTTTCTCAAGCGCGGATGCTCTCAGGCGATGGCCGCTGCAAGACCTTTGATGCGCGTGCTAATGGCTTTGTCCGTAGTGAGGGGTGCGGCGTAATTATCCTCAAGCGGCTCTCGGATGCAGTGACAGATGGCGACAATATTTTGGCAGTGATTCGGGCTTCAGCAATCAACCAAGATGGTCATACTAGCGGATTAACTGTTCCCAACGGCCCTTCTCAGCAAGCGGTTATCCGTCAGGCACTAAACAACGCTGGAATCAAACCAGACCAGATCGGCTACATCGAAGCACACGGAACCGGAACTTCTCTTGGCGATCCGATTGAAGTAACAGCGCTAGGAGCAGTTTTTGGCGTTAGTCACTCTCAGCAACACCCCTTGATAGTTGGCTCAGTTAAAACTAATATCGGTCATCTGGAAGCAGCCGCCGGGATTGCTGGACTGATTAAGTCGGTTCTACAACTGCAACATGAAGAAATTGCTCCGCACCTACATCTCAAACAACCCAATCCTTATATTAACTGGTCAGAATTGCCGATTCATGTACCAACTCAACTCATACCCTGGTCGAAGGGGAATCAGCCCCGTTTGGCAGGAGTTAGTTCTTTTGGATTCAGTGGCACTAATGCTCATGTAATTGTCGAAGAAGCACCATTAAAGGAGCAGGGGAGCAGGGGAGTAGAGGAGCAGATGAGTAATTCTGAGCGTCCCTATCATCTCCTGACTTTATCCGCTAAAAGTGAGTTAGCACTCCGGCAGCTTGTTTCTCGTTATCACGATCGCATTACCAACCATTTTGATGATGATTTAGGCGACCTCTGTTTTACAGCTAATACCGGGCGATCGCACTTTGATTATCGGCTGGCAATTGTGACTAGCGACCTGACTGACTTGGGTGAAAAATTGCTACGCCTGGATGCAGAGCAATTTACTCTGGCAGCAGGATTGCCGAAAGTGGCTTTTTTGTTTGCAGGTCAGGGGTCAGAATATGTAAACATGGGACGGCAGCTTTACGAAACCCAGCCAAAGTTTCGAGAAGTTTTACAGCAATGCGACACTCTCCTGCAACCTCATTTACATAAATCACTGTTATCTGTAATCTATCCAGAGGTAGAAGAAGAGTCACTTTTGGATCGAACAGTCTACGAACAACCAGCGATTTTTGCCTTGGGATATGCGATCGCTCAAGTGTGGCAATCTTGGGGCATCAAACCCGATGTAGTGATGGGTCACGGTGTCGGTGAGTATGTTGCCGCTTGTGTAGCTGGGGTTTTTTCCCTAGAAGATGGTCTCAAGTTAGTTGCAACTCAGGGACGGCTCATGCAACAGTTAGCATCCGGCGGCGTGGCAGAATTCGAGCAAGTTGCTTGCCAAGTCAATTACGCCCAACCGCGCATCAAGTTCATCTCTAGCATCACAGGAGCGATCGCCACATCTGAAGTCACAACACCTGAATATTGGTGTCGCCACATTCTCTCACCTGTGAACTTTGCTGTCGGCATGGCAACTTTAGCTCAACAAGGTTATGAAGTATTTCTAGAATGCAGTCCCAAGCCTGTCCTGTTAGACATAGGACGTGAGTGTTTCCCACTAGAGCGAGGGACTTGGCTACCATCCTTGGGTAATGGGCAAGAAGATTGGCAACAAATGCTCTCCAGTTTGGGTGAATTGTATGTGCGTGGAGCAAAAGTTGATTGGCATGGATTAGAGTGCAACCACCATCGCCGCAAAGTTGTGCTACCTACCTATCCGTTCCAACGCCAAAACTATTGGATTGAAACCAAACCCACCAGCCCCAAACCGTTATCTCGCTATGAATTTTCTCATCCCTTGCTAGGTCGAAAATTGCAGGTGGCAAGAATTCAAGAAATTGTCTTTGAATCTTGCTTAAGTTCTGAAAACCCAAGTTATTTAGGAGATCATCGAGTTTTTGGGCAGATGATATTGCCAGGTGCCGTTTATCTAGAAATGGCGATCGCTGCTGGTGCTGCTGTTTTCCAATCTGATTGTGTAGTACTAGAAAATGTGGCGATCGAACAACCCCTGATTTTCTCCTCTGGACAAAATCAAACCTTGCAATTGATTTTGACTCCCAACGCCGGACAAAGTTACCATTTTGAAATTTGCAGTCTGAATCGATCACCAGCAGCACAGGAATCTTCGTGGATTATTCATGCTACAGGCACTGTCTTGCCCGGTCAAGCTGCATTCCCGACTGTTGACTTGGCAACTTGGTCAAATCGAGTCGAATCAGCCTTAGAGGTCGTTGAAAGCGAGAATTTTTACCAGCGTTCTCAACAGCAAGGAATGGAATATGGCTCTTATTTTCAAGCCTTAAAGCAAGGGTGGGTGGAAGCAGAGCAGGGTTATGCTCAACTGCAATTACCAGCAAATCTGGAAACTGAGGGCTATCAAATTCATCCAGTTCTGCTCGATGCCAGTTTCCAATGGGGGAGTGCGGCTTTCACACAGGCACTCTTAGCAGATGATGAAACATCTCTGTATTTGCCTGTGGGTATTGAGCGTCTGTACTTTTACAGACGATCTGGGCATCAACTTTGGGTACAAGCTAAAAAAAGATCCGCTAGCCAAAGTGCAATCGGCTACGCTGCGCCAGAAGCGATCGCCACCGATCTCCAGTTAGTCGATTCGAGTGGGGCGGTGGTGGTTCAAGTTGAGGGACTTTCTATGCGCCGAACAACACCCCAATCACTACAACGTATGCTGAAAGAAGATTTCAGCGATTGCCTCTATGAGGTTTGCTGGCAAGCTAAAGTCCTACCTAAAAATCTCATACCTGAAAGAGTGGAGGGTTACTGGTTGATCTTTGCAGATGGCTCTGGACTAGGAGAGCAACTGGCGCAACATTTAGTCCAACAGGGAAAGGATTATGCGATCGCCATACCTGGAGAAACCTATCAACAACTTGATGACAAACACTACCAAATCAATCCTTTAAAACCGACTGATTTTCATAGCCTGTTGCTAACACTCCCCAAACCGCTACAAGGGGTGATTCATCTATGGTCTTTGATCGGAGATCCGGTTGAGCAAATCGATCTGGATAAGTTGAGGCGATCGCAAGAACTAAGTTGTGCCAGTGTGTTACATCTGGTTCAATCCTTAACGGAAAATCATCAATCTGACTCTATTCAACTTTGGTTAGTTACCAAGGGATCTCAGGTAGTCGAACCATTCAAGGGAATAAGGAATGGGGAACAGGGAATTGTTAAAGTTCAAGTTCAGCAAGCACCATTATGGGGATTGGGACGAGTAATTGCCTTGGAGTATCCCGATCTACCTTGCTATCGGCTCGACCTCGATCTAATGGCAACAAGTGTAGCAGACGCAACCGCGATCGCCCAAGAAATCTTTGACTCCGATGGAGAAGACCAAACTGCCCAACGCCAAGGTCAGCGTTATGTAGCGCGGTTAGTTCGTCATCGCACGGTTGAAAAATCAGAGCAAGTAACGATTCGAGCAGAAGGGAGTTACCTAATTACAGGCGGATTGGGAGCCTTGGGTTTACAAGCTGCTCATTGGTTAGTGGGGCGAGGAGTACGTCATTTAGTCCTCATCAGCCGTCAGTCACCAACGCCAACTGTAAGAAATGCGTTCAGCTACACTGCGTCCGAGGCGATCGCCAAGCTGGAGCAAGCTGGAGCAAAGGTAATGGTTGAACAAGCAGATGTTTCTAGCCGGGAGGAAATGACCAGGATATTTACCAAGATACAGGCACAATTACCACCTTTGCGCGGGGTAATCCACGCCGCCGGAGTTTTGGATGATGGCATTCTACAACAGCAAAGTTGGGAAAGCTTTGTGAAAGTTATGACTCCGAAAGTTCAGGGAGCATGGCTGTTGCATGAACTCACTCAAGATATGTCCCTAGACTGGTTTGTTTGTTTCTCATCAATGGTTGCCTGGATGGGAGCAGCCGGACAGGGGAATTATGCTGCTGCTAATGTCTTTCTAGATGCCTTGACCCAATACCGTCAGGCACTTGGTCTGCCCGGACTGAGTGTGCAGTGGGGACCCTGGTCTGAGTATTACAGCCGAATTACCCCCCTTAATCCCCCTTTCCAAGGGGGGAAAAAGAAAAATCTAGTTCCCTCGATGAATTTTGTAAGCACAATCGCAACACCGCCTTAG